A DNA window from Phyllostomus discolor isolate MPI-MPIP mPhyDis1 chromosome X, mPhyDis1.pri.v3, whole genome shotgun sequence contains the following coding sequences:
- the RAB9B gene encoding ras-related protein Rab-9B, which translates to MSGKSLLLKVILLGDGGVGKSSLMNRYVTNKFDSQAFHTIGVEFLNRDLEVDGRFVTLQIWDTAGQERFKSLRTPFYRGADCCLLTFSVDDRQSFENLGNWQKEFIYYADVKDPEHFPFVVLGNKVDKEDRQVTTEEAQAWCIKNGDYPYLETSAKDDTNVTVAFEEAVRQVLAVEEQLEHCMLGHTIDLNSGSKAGSSCC; encoded by the coding sequence ATGAGTGGTAAATCCCTGCTCTTAAAGGTCATTCTCTTGGGTGATGGTGGAGTTGGGAAAAGTTCACTTATGAACCGTTATGTAACCAATAAATTTGACTCCCAGGCTTTTCACACCATAGGGGTAGAGTTCTTAAATCGAGATCTGGAGGTAGATGGACGTTTTGTAACTCTTCAGATCTGGGACACTGCAGGGCAGGAGCGTTTCAAGAGCCTTAGGACACCCTTCTATAGGGGAGCAGACTGCTGCCTCTTGACCTTCAGCGTGGATGACCGGCAGAGCTTTGAGAACCTTGGTAACTGGCAGAAAGAATTCATCTACTATGCAGATGTGAAAGACCCTGAGCACTTCCCCTTTGTAGTTCTGGGTAACAAGGTAGACAAGGAGGATAGGCAAGTGACTACTGAGGAGGCACAAGCCTGGTGCATTAAGAATGGTGATTACCCTTATCTAGAAACAAGTGCCAAAGATGATACTAATGTAACAGTGGCCTTTGAAGAAGCTGTCAGGCAGGTGTTGGCTGTAGAGGAACAGTTGGAGCACTGCATGTTGGGTCACACTATTGACTTGAACAGTGGCTCCAAAGCAGGATCTTCATGCTGTTAA